The following DNA comes from Methanomassiliicoccales archaeon LGM-DZ1.
TGGGTCCGTACTCGGCGACGATCATGTTGATCTGCACGATCTCAGAGGAGATGGCGGAGCCGCGGGCGGCGACGCGCTTCCTCTGCCCGGGGTATTTCTCGTGGAACCCCTTGCCGTCGGCGAGGAGGAGCATGGTCCTCTTCTTGCCGGGCAGGTCTGCCCTCATGGGGGTCCCGGTCTTGTCGGAACCTCCGGTGATCTTCACTTTGTATCCGGGGAGGCCCACGAAGATACCGTCGACGACTTCCCCGATGTTCTTGCCATCAAGGGAGTTCGCGTAGTTTCCCGACACGGCAACGTTGTAGGATTTGCCGGTCTTCACATCGTTGAGAACGACTTTGAATTCAGCCAT
Coding sequences within:
- a CDS encoding 30S ribosomal protein S6e — encoded protein: MAEFKVVLNDVKTGKSYNVAVSGNYANSLDGKNIGEVVDGIFVGLPGYKVKITGGSDKTGTPMRADLPGKKRTMLLLADGKGFHEKYPGQRKRVAARGSAISSEIVQINMIVAEYGPKPVEELLAPSEKKEE